Proteins encoded together in one Miscanthus floridulus cultivar M001 chromosome 16, ASM1932011v1, whole genome shotgun sequence window:
- the LOC136512813 gene encoding protein NRT1/ PTR FAMILY 5.1: protein MEEEAKQDAYTKDGSVDLRGQPVLASQTGRWKACAFLVGYESFERMAFYGVASNLVVYLTTQLREETVPSVRNVNNWTGAVWMTPIVGAYIADTFLGRFWTFTISSLVYLAGMVLITLAVSLESLHPQCTPDGGCAAATRQQVAFFYGALYTMAIGAGGTKPNISTFGADQFDDFDAREREVKASFFNWWMFSSFTGGLVAVLVLVFVQENVGWGVGYTIPTVGLALSLLLFYVGTPFYRHKPVQRETAAGPARLVGRVFSEAFANRRRLLPGDAAELQEHETAWYTAAGKRRLHHTRAFRFLDRAALRSGSDTRRRQPCTVTEVEEVKLIIGMIVVWLSTLVPCTIWAQVNTLFVKQGTTLYRSMGGVHIPAASLSSFITISMLLSIPVYDRVLVPLVRRRTGNRRGITLLQRLGIGCALQVLVVACAYLVEVRRMRVIRERSVHRAGDTVPMSIFWMLPQYVLMGVGDVFNSVGILEFFYDQSPDGMRSLGTTFFTSGLGVGNFLNSLLVTLIDRATKGRGSAGKSWIGDNLNDSHLDYYYVFLLLLSVLNMALFVWVAMRYKYKRESLEIEHPESEIGSGQESGKLMEVSLTINGAQPPV from the exons ATGGAAGAGGAAGCCAAGCAAGATGCGTACACAAAGGACGGCTCCGTCGACCTCCGCGGCCAGCCGGTGCTGGCCTCCCAGACCGGGCGCTGGAAGGCCTGCGCCTTCCTAGTAG GGTATGAGTCCTTCGAGCGGATGGCGTTCTACGGTGTGGCGTCGAACCTGGTGGTGTACCTGACGACGCAGCTCCGGGAGGAGACGGTCCCGTCGGTGCGCAACGTCAACAACTGGACGGGCGCCGTCTGGATGACCCCCATCGTCGGCGCCTACATCGCCGACACGTTCCTCGGCCGCTTCTGGACCTTCACCATCTCCTCACTCGTCTACCTCGCG GGAATGGTTCTGATAACGCTGGCTGTATCGCTCGAGTCCCTCCACCCGCAATGCACGCCTGACGGCGGCTGCGCGGCGGCGACGCGGCAGCAGGTTGCCTTCTTCTACGGGGCGCTCTACACCATGGCCATCGGCGCGGGCGGCACCAAACCCAACATCTCGACGTTCGGCGCGGACCAGTTCGACGACTTCGACGCGCGGGAGCGCGAGGTCAAGGCATCCTTCTTCAACTGGTGGATGTTCAGCTCCTTCACCGGCGGCCTTGTCGCCGTGCTCGTCCTCGTCTTCGTGCAGGAGAACGTCGGCTGGGGCGTCGGGTACACCATCCCCACCGTCGGCCTTGCCCTGTCGCTCCTCCTGTTCTACGTCGGCACGCCGTTCTACCGGCACAAGCCCGTCCAGCGGGAGACGGCCGCCGGCCCGGCGAGGCTGGTCGGCAGGGTGTTCAGCGAGGCGTTCGCGAACAGGAGGCGCCTGCTTCCCGGCGACGCTGCCGAGCTGCAGGAGCACGAGACCGCGTGGTACACCGCGGCGGGGAAGCGGCGGCTGCACCACACACGGGCGTTCCGGTTCCTTGACAGGGCGGCCCTGAGGTCTGGGTCTGACACGAGGCGGCGGCAGCCGTGCACGGTgaccgaggtggaggaggtgaagctGATTATCGGAATGATCGTGGTGTGGCTGTCGACGTTGGTGCCCTGCACGATCTGGGCGCAGGTGAACACCCTGTTCGTGAAGCAGGGCACCACGCTGTACCGCTCCATGGGCGGCGTGCACATCCCGGCGGCGTCCCTGAGCAGCTTCATCACCATCTCGATGCTGCTCTCCATCCCGGTGTACGACCGCGTGCTGGTGCCGCTGGTCCGGCGCCGCACGGGCAACCGTCGCGGCATCACGCTCCTCCAGCGCCTGGGCATCGGGTGCGCGCTCCAGGTGCTGGTGGTGGCGTGCGCCTACCTCGTCGAAGTCCGGCGCATGCGCGTGATCCGGGAGCGGTCCGTCCACCGCGCCGGCGACACCGTGCCGATGAGCATATTCTGGATGCTGCCGCAGTACGTGCTGatgggcgtgggcgacgtctTCAACTCCGTGGGCATCCTCGAGTTCTTCTATGACCAGTCGCCGGACGGAATGCGGAGCCTGGGCACCACTTTCTTCACCAGCGGCCTCGGCGTCGGCAATTTCCTCAACAGCCTTCTTGTGACGCTCATCGACCGTGCGACGAAGGGGCGCGGGAGCGCCGGCAAGAGCTGGATCGGCGACAACCTCAATGACTCCCACCTTGACTACTACTACGTATTCCTCCTGCTTCTCTCGGTGCTCAATATGGCTCTGTTCGTGTGGGTGGCGATGAGATACAAATACAAGAGGGAGTCCCTGGAGATCGAGCATCCGGAGTCAGAGATCGGCAGCGGCCAGGAGAGCGGCAAGTTAATGGAAGTGTCATTGACGATCAATGGTGCCCAGCCACCGGTGTGA